GAAAAAGCGCGTCAGATTTCTCGCCGGGCAAGCAACGCGCTCGGTTTAAAGACATACGGGCAGATGGAACAGTTGTTCCCCTTACATATGGCGCGTTTTTGCCTGATGCTTGCCGATCACTACTATTCATCTAATGACGCGCAGCAAAAATGGCAGGACCCGGAATATATCGTCTGGGCAAATAGCGATCGCCAAAGCGGCACGCTCAAACAACGGGTAGACGAACATCTTGTTGGCGTCGCGCATCATGCGTATTTGCTTGGGCGGCAACTGATGCACACACGGGCATCGCTTCCGGCAATTGCCCGACATAAAGGTTTTAGCCAGCGGGCCACAGATGTGAAATATCGCTGGCAAGATAAAGCCTGGGATGTGGCGCGAGCGTTACGTGAACGAAGTCGTGAAGAGGGATTTTTCGGCGTCAATATGGCCTCGACGGGGTGTGGTAAAACCTTTGCGAACGCCCGCATTATGTATGCACTTGCCGACGAGCGAGAAGGGTGTCGTTTTACCATAGCATTGGGATTACGTACGCTGACTTTACAAACGGGTGACGCTCTGCGCAGTCGGCTTGGATTGGGTGAGGATGAGCTGGCGGTACTGATTGGTTCGGCGGCAGTTAAGCAACTGTGGCAGCAGGAAAAAATAGACAATGATTGTGGAAGTGCTTCGCAAGAGTCGCCAACAGAGGAGCAACAGTTCGTTAAGTACGAAGGCTGCCTGCATACCGGGGCGCTGGAAAAATGGTTGAAGGATGACTGCAAACTTAAGGAGTTAGTGAGCGCGCCGATTCTGGTCGCGACGATTGATCATCTTATTTCCGCGACCGAGGGTGTGCGAGGCGGGAAACAGCTTCCGGCGATGTTGCGCCTGTTAACCAGTGATTTAGTGCTCGACGAACCTGATGACTTTGATATTGCCGATCTCCATGCAGTATGTCGTCTGATGAACTGGGCTGGAATGCTGGGTACGCGGGTATTACTTTCTTCCGCGACGTTGCCGCCAGATTTGATTCAGGCTCTGTTCGCGGCTTATCTTGCCGGGCGCAAAATGTGGCAGGCGTCATGCGGTACCAACGGCAGGCCCGTCAATATCTGCTGTGCCTGGTTTGATGAAAAAGATGCCGATGCCACACAAATTGGTGATGGCGCTACTTTTCGTGAGACGCACAAAAATTTTGTTGCGCGACGAGCGTTAATGTTGGCTGAAAAAGAACGACTGCATTTCGGGCGTATTGCTTCGATTTCATCCCCATCAAGCGCGATTCAGGATGTTATCGAAAGCATGGCTCAGACGGTACATGAGCAATGCTTGAAGTTGCATCAGGCGCATCGCCAGCTACACGAAAGCGGTAAAACCGTTTCGCTGGGCCTGGTGCGCTTCGCCAATATCAACCCACTGGTTGCGGTGACCAAAGCCCTGATTGCCATTCCTTCACCAGAAGATGTCTGCATTCATTACTGTGTTTACCACTCCCGACATCCGCTGGCGGTGCGTTCAGATATTGAGAAGCGACTGGATCGCGCTTTTACTCGTCATAACGAACTCGATTTCTGGAACAACGAAGATATCGCAGATGCCTTACATAACCGTCCGGAATCGCACCATCTGTTTGTGGTGTTGGGGACATCGGTTATCGAAGTGGGGCGTGACTGGGATGCGGACTGGGGAATTATCGAACCAAGCTCCATGCGCTCGATTATTCAATTTGCCGGACGTATTCAGCGCCACCGTAGAAATGTGCCGACCAGTGAGAATCTGGTTATTTTGCGTAGCAATATCAAATCATTGCAGAAAAAAGCCCCCGCATTTTGTAAGCCTGGTTTCGAAACAAAAGAACACTTGCTGAATAGCCACGATATTTGCGAACTGATTCCGATCGCGGACTACCGGACGATTAACGCCTTGCCGCGGATCCTGTCTGCCAATAATGCCAACAAACTGGCGGAGCTTGAACACAGTCGTTTATCCGCCGAATTGATGAGCAGTAAAAGCAAACATGTGGTGGCGGCGCAATGGTGGCGTGCACCGCTAAGCTGGAACGGCTGGATGCAGCGCCAGACGCCATTTCGTTATTCCCCTTTGCCGGAGGCGGTGTTTTTTCTGCATATGGATGACGAAGAAAGCGAAGCGCGTTTCTATTCCCGTACGGGTGACAACGATCGTAAAGCGCAAGGGAATTTCAGGCGAGAAGAGGTGAGATGCGCCAGCGGCGTCGCTTGCTGGGGCGTGATGGATTACCAACAAGTTTTGTTGAATTTAGCTGATAAGCAAAGTTGTGAAATACAGCGTGTTGGAGAAATGTTTGCTGAAGTGAGAGTACCGGCCAGTGAAGAAGATGCGGTCGATGACTGGTGTTATCACCCCTGGTTAGGTGTGTTTCGCGCCCCATGAAGGCGCAAGGAGGGAATCTTTTGAACAATAATTTAGTGGATTTTATAACCGACTACATCGCTTCGCGAAGGCAACCCAAAATAGATGCCTTTGAAAAAGAAGCAGCAAAGCGGTTGGAACAGGGCGAGGACGCCAGCATCATCGCTCTGGAGCGACAGGAACTCGAAGCACGCTATCTGCCACGTAACTGGTTAACGGATGCGGCGAAGCGTGCCGGGCAAATCAAATTAGTCACTCATGGTGCTAAATTCAGTCATGGTGATTCTAAAGCCAGTAGCTTTTATCTGGAAACCTCCGCTAACGAAAGCTATTTAAACACAGCATCGTTGGCGAATGTCGCTACTGACGCGATTGGTAACGCCGCCGCACTTGACGTCGCAAAGTTGCTACAAACCGATGTGAACGGAAATTCACTGCTTGCCAGCCTGAAGCGTGGCGATTATCAGGCATTAAGTACGTTTGCAGAGGATAAAGCGCAACTGGAGCAGTGGGTAGCTGGGTTTAGCCAGGCATGGACAACTGGACGGCCTGCCAGCCATAAACTGGCGAAACAAATCTATTTCCCAGTTGCGGATGGTTATCGCCTGTTATGCCCACTGTTTTCCAGTTCGCTGGCACAGGCGATGTATGAAAAGCTTACTGCCGTGCGTTTTAGTGAGGAATCGAAAGCCATTCGCGATGCCCGCAAGGCGGGTAAATGGCACTCACAGCCAGAAATTCGTTTCCCCAATCTTGCCGAAATGCATTTTGGCGGCACAAAACCGCAGAATATTTCTCTGCTCAACAGTGTTCGTGGTGGTCGTATTTGGTTGCTGCCATCAATGCCGCCCACCTGGGCGACGCTGGATCACGCGCCACAAAACATGCGCAGTATTTTTGCCTTACGCGGCGATTTCAATCGGGCGGCTTCAGGCATCATAGCCCGGATGACTTACCTGCTGAAGGTTGACATAAACAATGTTCATATCCGAACTGCGCGGGCGAAATATATTGATGAGTTGATTGATCTGCTGTTCATGCAGGCGTCTTCATTTCAGCAAGAAAAATGGCAGGGATGGTCCGCGCAATCACCAGACTTACCTCGCCACCAACAATTTTGGCTGGACCCGTGGCGAAGCCTCTCAGATGAGACTTTCAAACAGGAGCGTGAGAAAAACGACTGGCAAGAGACGGTGGCCGATGATTTCGCGCGCTGGCTGAACTATCGCCTGAAAAAAGCCCGTTTCGATGTCGGTGCTGTCGAGCAAAGGGAGTGGCGCAGTCAGTCCCTGTTTACTCAACGGATGCGTGAAATGGAAGCCGTTTTGCAGGAGGCGCTGAAATGAGTTATCTGCTCTTGTTACCCCATGTACGCATCGAAAACGCTAACGCCGTCTCCGGGTTGACCTGGGGATTCCCGGCGATGACCCATTTTCTCGGCTATGTTCATGCGCTTTCTCGAAAAGTCGTGGATGAATTTGGCGTAAGTTTTGACGGTTGCGGGGTCGTAAGCCATGAACAGCATATTCAGGCGTACAGTTCCGGGCGCGATTTTCAATTCGCTCTCACCCGTAACCCATTAACCAGAGAAGGTAAAACCGCCTCGTTCAATGAAGAGGGCCGTATGCACCTGACGGTTTCCCTGCTGATTGAATGTAATGGCGAAATTACCAATGGTGAATATGGCAGAAAAGCCCTTTGCGACCATCTGAAAATCCTCTGCCAGAGCCACAAACTGGCGGGCGGCAGCATTGTTGACATGCGCGATCCGCAGCTTTTTCATGCACCTGAAGATGAAAAGCAACTGCGTAAAATCATCTGGCGTTTAATGCCTGGCTATGCGCTTTACGATCGCAGCGAATGGCTGGCTGAACATCACCAACAACATCCCGATATATCGTTGCTTGATGCCTGGCTTGATTTTGCTGCCATTAAATATCAGGCCGAATCTCCGGCAGAAGACAACAGCGCACAATGGGTATACCAGCCGAAGCCAATGCCTGGTTTCCTGGTACCGTTAATGTGTGGCTACCAGCGCATTTCTCCTGTTTACGCACCCGGTGAAGTTGAAAATGCGCGCGATACCTCAACACCATTTGCCTTTGCCGAAGCCGTTTATGGCATAGGCGAATGGCGCGGATTACATCGTATTACTGGCTTGCAACCGCTGATGTGGCGTTACCGTACAACGGACACTGGCTACTATTGCTCGGCAATACCAGTTGTTGACGACCCTACTACTAATGAAGATGACGATACAGAATAAGGACATAATTATGGCAAAGGCCCCTGTAGCAGTAAAAACGGCGTCAGTACTGGCATTTGAGCGCAAACTGGCAACATCTGACGCGGTGATGTATGCAGGTAACTGGCAAGGAAATAAATGGCAACCTATTGAGATTCAGGAGAAAGCCGTTCGCGGAACCATCTCTAATCGCCTGAAAAATACGATTGCCAGCGACCCCACCAAACTGGATGCAGAAATCCAAAAAGCCAACTTGCAGCGGGTAGATGTAGCCTCGCTTCCGGTTGATGCGGATACGCTAAAAGTGGTGTTTACGCTGCGAGTGCTGGGCAATCTATCCTCACCTTCAGTATGTAATGATATGGCTTACCAGGAGGCACTTTCAGCGGTTATTGAAGGTTATATCAGCGAACATGGATTTAAAGAGCTGGCGTTACGCTATGCGCTGAATCTGGCAAATGGTCGTTTTCTGTGGCGCAACCGCATTGGCGCTGAGCAGATCCAGGTGAAAGTTACTGCTAACGATACTTCATGGACTTTTAATAGCCATGACTTCTCTTTACGTCAATTTGATCAAGGCCAGAGTAGCGTCACAGAACTGGCTGCAACGATTGAACAAGGGTTAAGCGGAAAAGAGTGGGTGATGCTTACCGTTGAAGCGCAGGTTCGCCTCGGTGCCGGGCAAGAAGTTTTCCCGTCGCAGGAGCTGGTACTCGACAGCAACAGTAGCAAAAGTCGCGTGTTATACCAGGTGGCTGGCATTGCCGGTATCCACTCTCAGAAGATTGGTAATGCTTTACGTACCATCGATACCTGGCATCCAAAAGTTGATGAATTGGGGGCTATCGCCGTGGAACCTTACGGTTCTGTAACCAGTCGCGGTGTGGCATGCCGCCAACCGAAAGAAAAACTCGACTTTTATACCTTACTGGACAATTGGGTGACTAAAGGGATGAAACCCGAAGTTGAGCAGCAGCACTACGTGATGGCTGTGCTGATCCGCGGCGGTGTCTTTGGTGAGAAATCGGAATAAGGAGCTGCCAATGGATCACTACCTTGAGATCCGCGTTCTGCCAGATCCTGAATTTTCGAGCGAAATGTTGATGGCGGCGTTATTTGCCAAACTGCATCGGGCATTAGGTGCAAGAGGGCAAGGCGATATCGGCGTAAGTTTCCCGGACGTAAATGTTATGCCTGGAGCGCGTTTACGCTTGCATGGTAGCGCTCAGGCATTGCAGGCGCTTGAAGCCTCAGCGTGGCGTAAAGGACTAACGGACTATTGCCAATGTTCACCTGTCACTCCCGCTCCAGAAATAAAGGGCTGGCGAGTAGTAAGCCGTGTGCAGGTTAAAAGTAACCCCCAGCGTCTGTTAAGGCGTTCAGTGAAAAAAGGCTGGT
The DNA window shown above is from Escherichia sp. E4742 and carries:
- the cas3f gene encoding type I-F CRISPR-associated helicase Cas3f, encoding MNVLIISRCTKNARVESCRIIDQFAERTGDAAWQTVITLEGVNTLRRLLRKTARRNTAVACHWLKKNGQMELMWIVGNIRRFNAQGRVPTNRTTQTSLVNKEENRWQCAESIALLAAIAGLFHDFGKAGRSFQQSLTHKSARSYQPYRHEWISLRLFQAFVGEQPDDVWLEKLGELTADDEVAILEILQKDTPHFSNSPFSSLQPLARTVGWLILSHHRMPENLSPQPEQSCKGCESWLEKQLNADWNAVNHRKNDWTQQDFEQVWQFPAGTPLQSASWREKARQISRRASNALGLKTYGQMEQLFPLHMARFCLMLADHYYSSNDAQQKWQDPEYIVWANSDRQSGTLKQRVDEHLVGVAHHAYLLGRQLMHTRASLPAIARHKGFSQRATDVKYRWQDKAWDVARALRERSREEGFFGVNMASTGCGKTFANARIMYALADEREGCRFTIALGLRTLTLQTGDALRSRLGLGEDELAVLIGSAAVKQLWQQEKIDNDCGSASQESPTEEQQFVKYEGCLHTGALEKWLKDDCKLKELVSAPILVATIDHLISATEGVRGGKQLPAMLRLLTSDLVLDEPDDFDIADLHAVCRLMNWAGMLGTRVLLSSATLPPDLIQALFAAYLAGRKMWQASCGTNGRPVNICCAWFDEKDADATQIGDGATFRETHKNFVARRALMLAEKERLHFGRIASISSPSSAIQDVIESMAQTVHEQCLKLHQAHRQLHESGKTVSLGLVRFANINPLVAVTKALIAIPSPEDVCIHYCVYHSRHPLAVRSDIEKRLDRAFTRHNELDFWNNEDIADALHNRPESHHLFVVLGTSVIEVGRDWDADWGIIEPSSMRSIIQFAGRIQRHRRNVPTSENLVILRSNIKSLQKKAPAFCKPGFETKEHLLNSHDICELIPIADYRTINALPRILSANNANKLAELEHSRLSAELMSSKSKHVVAAQWWRAPLSWNGWMQRQTPFRYSPLPEAVFFLHMDDEESEARFYSRTGDNDRKAQGNFRREEVRCASGVACWGVMDYQQVLLNLADKQSCEIQRVGEMFAEVRVPASEEDAVDDWCYHPWLGVFRAP
- the csy1 gene encoding type I-F CRISPR-associated protein Csy1, coding for MKAQGGNLLNNNLVDFITDYIASRRQPKIDAFEKEAAKRLEQGEDASIIALERQELEARYLPRNWLTDAAKRAGQIKLVTHGAKFSHGDSKASSFYLETSANESYLNTASLANVATDAIGNAAALDVAKLLQTDVNGNSLLASLKRGDYQALSTFAEDKAQLEQWVAGFSQAWTTGRPASHKLAKQIYFPVADGYRLLCPLFSSSLAQAMYEKLTAVRFSEESKAIRDARKAGKWHSQPEIRFPNLAEMHFGGTKPQNISLLNSVRGGRIWLLPSMPPTWATLDHAPQNMRSIFALRGDFNRAASGIIARMTYLLKVDINNVHIRTARAKYIDELIDLLFMQASSFQQEKWQGWSAQSPDLPRHQQFWLDPWRSLSDETFKQEREKNDWQETVADDFARWLNYRLKKARFDVGAVEQREWRSQSLFTQRMREMEAVLQEALK
- the csy2 gene encoding type I-F CRISPR-associated protein Csy2 gives rise to the protein MSYLLLLPHVRIENANAVSGLTWGFPAMTHFLGYVHALSRKVVDEFGVSFDGCGVVSHEQHIQAYSSGRDFQFALTRNPLTREGKTASFNEEGRMHLTVSLLIECNGEITNGEYGRKALCDHLKILCQSHKLAGGSIVDMRDPQLFHAPEDEKQLRKIIWRLMPGYALYDRSEWLAEHHQQHPDISLLDAWLDFAAIKYQAESPAEDNSAQWVYQPKPMPGFLVPLMCGYQRISPVYAPGEVENARDTSTPFAFAEAVYGIGEWRGLHRITGLQPLMWRYRTTDTGYYCSAIPVVDDPTTNEDDDTE
- the csy3 gene encoding type I-F CRISPR-associated protein Csy3, with protein sequence MAKAPVAVKTASVLAFERKLATSDAVMYAGNWQGNKWQPIEIQEKAVRGTISNRLKNTIASDPTKLDAEIQKANLQRVDVASLPVDADTLKVVFTLRVLGNLSSPSVCNDMAYQEALSAVIEGYISEHGFKELALRYALNLANGRFLWRNRIGAEQIQVKVTANDTSWTFNSHDFSLRQFDQGQSSVTELAATIEQGLSGKEWVMLTVEAQVRLGAGQEVFPSQELVLDSNSSKSRVLYQVAGIAGIHSQKIGNALRTIDTWHPKVDELGAIAVEPYGSVTSRGVACRQPKEKLDFYTLLDNWVTKGMKPEVEQQHYVMAVLIRGGVFGEKSE
- the cas6f gene encoding type I-F CRISPR-associated endoribonuclease Cas6/Csy4; protein product: MDHYLEIRVLPDPEFSSEMLMAALFAKLHRALGARGQGDIGVSFPDVNVMPGARLRLHGSAQALQALEASAWRKGLTDYCQCSPVTPAPEIKGWRVVSRVQVKSNPQRLLRRSVKKGWFTEEQAIERLATQAEQRTDLPFLNMKSLSSQKQFKLFIRHGDLRTEPVKGVFSSYGLSVTATIPWF